The following proteins are co-located in the Mus caroli chromosome 7, CAROLI_EIJ_v1.1, whole genome shotgun sequence genome:
- the LOC110297650 gene encoding olfactory receptor 5: MERSLELANMTRVQQFILLGLSTRLDIRDALFAVFLTLYLLTLVENTLIIYLICSHRELHKPMYFFLGNLSCLEMCYVSVTMPTLLMGLWNGLYHIPFIACMTQLFFFIVLVGTECILLASMAYDRYVAICRPLHYPVLMRPQVCLGLAMTSWLGGLLVSMIKTTCIATLSYCGPNVLNHFFCDVSPLLNLSCTHVALTELVDFISAIVILWGCFLTTMASYVAIGRAVLRMPSTTARYKAFSTCASHLVVVGIFYSVTIFIYARPKRIEAMDLNKVLSVIYTVVTPMCNPVIYCLRNKEVQVALHRTMHWS, translated from the coding sequence ATGGAGAGGTCCCTGGAGTTGGCCAACATGACCAGGGTTCAGCAGTTCATCTTGCTGGGATTGTCCACTAGGTTGGACATAAGGGATGCCCTCTTTGCTGTCTTCCTGACTCTTTACCTGCTGACACTTGTGGAGAACACACTCATCATCTACCTCATCTGCAGTCACAGAGAGCTCCACAagcccatgtacttcttcctgggCAACCTCAGCTGCCTGGAGATGTGCTATGTGTCAGTCACCATGCCCACCCTACTCATGGGGCTATGGAATGGACTCTACCATATTCCCTTCATAGCTTGTATGACCCAACTCTTCTTCTTCATTGTCCTTGTGGGCACAGAGTGCattcttctggcatccatggcgtatgatcgctatgtggccatctgccgCCCACTACACTACCCAGTACTCATGAGGCCCCAGGTCTGCCTGGGCTTGGCTATGACTTCATGGCTAGGTGGGCTATTGGTTTCTATGATCAAGACAACATGCATTGCCACCCTGTCCTACTGTGGCCCCAATGTCCTCAACCATTTTTTCTGTGATGTCTCCCCATTACTCAACCTGTCATGTACCCATGTGGCCCTCACAGAGCTAGTAGACTTCATCTCAGCCATTGTCATCCTTTGGGGTTGCTTCCTCACGACTATGGCCTCCTATGTGGCTATTGGCAGGGCAGTTCTACGCATGCCTTCTACCACTGCCCGCTACAAGGCCTTCTCTACCTGTGCCTCCCACCTGGTCGTGGTGGGCATCTTCTACTCAGTCACTATCTTCATCTATGCCCGCCCCAAACGCATAGAAGCCATGGATCTCAACAAGGTGCTGTCTGTCATCTATACAGTGGTCACCCCCATGTGCAACCCAGTTATCTACTGTCTGCGGAACAAGGAGGTCCAAGTAGCTCTTCACAGAACCATGCACTGGTCCTGA
- the LOC110297652 gene encoding olfactory receptor 5-like: METSLELTNMTRVQQFVLLGFPTRLGIRDALFVVFLSLYLLTLLENTLIIYLICSHKELHKPMYFFLGNLSCLEMCYVSATMPTLLVGLWTGPYHISFVTCMTQLFFFVSLICTECTLLASMAYDRYVAICHPLHYPLLMRPQVCLGLALSSWLGGLVVSAIKTKCIASLIYCGPNVLNQFFCDVSPLLNLSCTHVALTELVDFISAIVIFCGTLLVSLASYSAIGMAVLRMPSAAARRKAFSTCASHLVVVGIFYSAALFIYCRPSRIKSMDLNKVLSVIYTVVTPLCNPIIYCLRNKEVHTVLKKTLHWP; this comes from the coding sequence ATGGAGACATCACTTGAGTTGACCAACATGACCAGAGTCCAACAGTTTGTGCTGTTAGGTTTTCCTACAAGGCTGGGGATAAGGGACGCCCTGTTTGTTGTCTTCCTGAGTCTCTACCTGCTGACCCTCCTGGAGAACACACTCATCATCTACCTCATCTGCAGTCACAAAGAGCTCCACAagcccatgtacttcttcctgggCAACCTCAGCTGCCTGGAGATGTGCTATGTGtcagccaccatgcccaccttacTTGTGGGTCTATGGACGGGGCCCTACCACATTTCCTTTGTAACTTGCATGACACAactcttcttctttgtctctctcatctGCACAGAGTGCACCCTCTTGGCCTCCATGgcttatgaccgctatgtggccatctgccacCCACTACACTACCCACTGCTCATGAGGCCACAGGTCTGCCTGGGCTTAGCCTTGTCTTCATGGCTGGGTGGTCTTGTGGTCTCGGCGATAAAGACAAAATGCATTGCAAGCCTGATCTACTGTGGTCCCAATGTCCTCAACCAATTTTTCTGTGATGTCTCCCCTCTGCTCAATTTGTCCTGTACCCATGTGGCCCTCACAGAGCTGGTAGACTTCATCTCAGCCATTGTCATCTTCTGTGGAACACTCCTGGTGTCTCTAGCCTCCTATTCAGCTATTGGGATGGCTGTACTCCGCATGCCATCGGCTGCTGCCCGGCGCaaggccttctccacctgtgCCTCCCATCTGGTAGTGGTGGGCATCTTTTACTCAGCAGCTCTCTTCATCTATTGCCGCCCCAGCCGCATCAAGTCCATGGACCTCAACAAGGTGCTGTCTGTCATCTACACAGTGGTCACACCTCTCTGCAACCCTATCATCTACTGTCTGAGAAATAAGGAGGTCCACACTGTGCTGAAAAAGACTCTCCATTGGCCTTGA